aatcatgaacatttttgaatttatgaacattttcttacaatttttgaaatcatgattgTTTTATTTAAAATTAGTaacttttttgaaatttaaaaCTTTTTGATATCCCGAAttaccgagaaaaagaaaaaatagaaaaggaaaaaaacaggcAGTGTCCCGGCCcaacatgggccggcccatatgggCGCGAAGGGGGAGTGGGGGGTGCGGGCTCGCTGCGTTCCCGGCACCTTATGCGCCCTATAGGAGCTCCCCGGCGTGGTGGTTTTATGTTGGTCACGCATGGCTTTAACGGCTAGATGAAGAGGAGAAAAGTTGGGGTGGACGTTGCTGCTTCCATCATCTGCGCCGCTCATTGTGTCTCGAGTCTCTGAGACTCGACGGTGTTTGTGTGTAGTAGTAGCCTCTGTGCGTCATGCCATAGGGGTTGGGTGGTTCCATGGGGCTTCGGGCTGGCCGGCCGCACACTAGTTTTCTCCGCCTCAGAGGGTCTTTTCAATGCAACTCAGGCTTCATCCGCTTTGTTTCTTGCATGTCTCCCACTGTAATCGAAAGCACAACAGGTGAATAAGCAGCAATATGTGCCTTCATCTCGAAAGTGTTGTTTTGCACCCGAAAATTTAAAAAACCGAAAAAATGTTAAGAAAATTCAGAAAAATCTAATTTTTTTTGACACGAAACATTGATGTTTTTCCACATGCATGAAAATTTTCACTACGAAATCACATTCGCGTAGGTGTGGGCaaaaaaaattgatgcttcaaaaagACTGCTATTTGAAACATCGATTTTTTTTTGTCCCCACCTACAAGAATGTGGTTTGATAGCGAAATTTTGCACACATGTTAAAAAACATCAATGTTTCTtgcaaaaaattcagatttttgaaTCTCTTTAACATTTTtcggattttactgttcacccaacCTCATGTGAGCTCGGATGTAGAACAATTGCGTCCCCTTCCTCTCTACTACTCTCCAATTCGTTGCTTTTTCCCTCAATTCTCTCTGGCCTCCTGGTGCACCGATCTGCCCATTAACTATTTGCCCTCTTTCTTgtgattttgattttttttctaatctCCTATGCTCGGTTAACTGGCAAACTATGGAGTGGCGATCTGCAAACATGAATATACTGAAACAGTAAGCTCCCTAGGATTAGAGGCCTCACAATCAATTGATGTCTTCAATTGCGATTTGCTCACCCAATTTTGACcgagtcaacaatttctcaaaactCTCTCATTTAATATTTTATACAATACATCATGCTTTCAAATCTTCACAATTAATTAAGGCTACAGTTCAGAATTGGATCAACCGATTTTGACTGGGTCAACAATATCTCAAGGCACTCTcccatttaattattttaattctctATGTTCTCTAATTTAAAGTTATtcgattgaggtattcaattttggatttgATTTACGATTTTGATCAGGTCAACGATTTTGTTTAATCAATCAGCAGCAACTGGCCTACGAAAACATATCAACCCCTCGCAGACTCCCATCACCTAGGAAAAAACTTCACCATGATAGCACGAATACAATACATACAGGCACTGATGAAAAAATATCCCCATGTAAATATGGTTGATTAGCGGATAGCACAGAATCATACCGTGAAAGGCCCACCAAATAACCGCATTATAAATAAACataaaacacactccatcatctccCTCACTGgtcaaactaaatattccatcagtTTCAAACTATAAGGGTTATTAATTTTTtggaaagtcaaatttctttaactttgaccaagttcagagccaaaaatatcgacatccacattattaaacaaaaaaaatgaaaattcatttcatgatgaagcTAATAACACCGatttgatattatgaattttgatatatttctctataaatttgatcaaacttaaagagAGGTTAGACTTTTCAAAAGAGTAATACATCATATATTTTGAAATAGAGTGAGCAAAGAAATTTAAGAATTCCAACAAATTCAACGGCGCGGCAAAGCGCACACAACCCTTCTAGTATGTATCTTATGACCAGGTCCTCCCACAGAAGACGTAAATAGCCAATAAAAGACATGGCAAGTAATAATATAAACCACAAGTCACATCAGAAGCTCTAATTGCTCTAGCAGCATCTCGCCCATCAGCTCTCATCAGTTGAAACAACAAAATGGCTCTGATCAGATTCTGATTGTGCACGTACATACTGGAGCATTTGCACATATACAACTGTTGGACTAGCCGGAGCTAACGTAATGCTGTAAAATGGTATTCATGTTCATAAAACGTAGTAGATCATGGTAAAATGGACGTCAACACGGTACTACAAAGTCCAGATGCAAATGTGCTATCTCGAGTGGCTCCCAGAGTTACCCACGAGATGAATAGCTCTCTCTTAGCTCCTTACACTGCCGAAGAAGTGAGAAAAGCATTGTTTGATATCGACGATTTCAAAGTCCCTGGGCCAGATGGACTACACTGTGTTTTACAAACGATTCTGGCCAATGCTTGGTGAGGATCTAGTGGAATAAGTGTTGCAAGCTATTAATACATGTACCATGCCCCAAGGATGGAATGCTACTGCCATTGTTATGATCCCAAAAGTTCAGTTACCGGAGAAGGTAAATTAGTTTAGGCCTATTAGCCTCTGTAATGGTGTGTATAAGGTTATTTCCAAACTGCTAGCATTTCGTTTGAAGCCTTTTATTGAGGAAATTATTAGCCCAACTCAGAGTGCTTTCGTTCCCAGTAGACTCATTATTGATAACGTGTTGGTCGCCTATGAAAGTCTGCATGCTATCAAGAATAAACGCTCAGGAAAGGAAGGTTGGTGTGCGGTGAAGCTAGATATGCACAAAGCATATGATCGAGTTGAATGGGTATTTCTGGAAGCGATGCTTCTAAAACTTGGTTTCCATGCAAACTGGGTAAAACTGGTCATGCTCTGTGTAAGTTCACTTGAGTACCGTGTAGCTTTAAACCTGCTAGGGGTTTGCGATAGGGGGACCCCCTATCCCCGTATCTTTTTCTTCTCTGTATTGAAGGTTTAACAGCGCTACTGTCTCATGCTAAAACATCAGGTGACTTGGAAGGAGTAAGGGTTTATAGAGAAGCTCCTGTCGTGACTAATTTATTATTTGTGGATGACTCACTCATTCCGATGAAGGCCAATGATCAGAATGCTTCATGTTCAAAATATGTCCTTGATATGTATTGTCTGGCCTTGGGGCAGAAGGTGAGCGTTGAGAAATCCAGTGTCTTTTTCAGCCCAAACATATCCGTGGAGCAAAAAGCGCAAGTCTGCACCACTCTTGACATTATGACTGAATCATTCAACGATAAGTATTTAGGGCTGCCTGCTACAGTTGGGTTGGATAGAACAGATTGTTTCCATTACTTAATCGATAGAATTATTCAGAAAATCAGTGGGTGGAAGGAAAAGGTATTATCATCAGGTGGGAAGGAGGTGTTACTTAAATCAGTGGCTCAGGCAATACCATCGTACGCTATgtcggtctttaaaattcctaaaaaggTTTGCAAGGGAATTACAGATACGATAGCGCAATACTGGTGGGGCGACGACGCTACTCATAAGAGGATGCACTGGTTCGCCTGGTGGAAGATGTGTGTCCCAAAAAAAGAGGGGGGATTCGAGATATACACTGCTTTAACCTTGCTTTGTtggccaaacaagcatggcacTGATTGATAACCCTGACTCTCTTTGTGCAAGGATTCTCAGGGCAAAATACTATCCGGAAGGGGACTTACTTAATGCCACACTAAAGAAGAAGACCTGGCAAAGTATCATGGAAGGTGTAGAGACCTTGAAGTTAGGATATATTTGGAGGATAGGAGATGGACACAAAATAAAGATTTGGTCAGATGCATGGATACCACAATCCAACAACAGAAGACCGACTACACCTCGCGGAGCTAACTTGTTATCCATGGTGGCTGATCTTATAGACCCAACAACAGGACAATGGGATGTGCAATTGATTGAGCAGGCGTTCTGGCCCATCGAGTACCACACATCCTGTCGATACCTCTACCAGCTTTCGAGATGGAGGACTTCATCTCATGGCATCTGACAAAAACAGGGACATTCTCGGTGAAATCAGCTTATTATGTCATGTGGAAGTCTAAGTATGAGGCGAGAGGAACTACACGTGGACCTAGTTCCGCATCACTGAACCGTACCTGGGATGTTATGTGGAGATTACTTTGCCCTGCCAAAGTAAAAATATTCCTCTGTCGAACATTACATGGAACTCTACCATGTAGAACTACACTGGCTGATAgacacatgaagattgatataaAATGCCAGGCGTGCGATGGGCGTGAAAGAGTTAAACACATGTTATTCCAGTGCCAAAAGGCGAAACAAGTCTCGACAGAATTGGGACTTGAGGAGGTTATTTCAGGGGCATGTGAGATAGACCATTCAGGAGAAGCTGTGGTTGAACATCTATTGAACCTACCTGCAAATGAAACAATTGTATTGGGACAGGAAAGATCGGATATTATTGTGTCAATTGCATCGTGGTATCTGTGGTGGGGCCTTGCAGCAAACTTCTTGGCCGCCTCTCGACCGCCTGGTGGGACAGTGAAACTCAATATTGATGCGTCATTTGACTCCGACACTTTACAAGGTGCAGTTGGTGCAATACTACAGGATAGCTCTGGGAATTTTTTGGCAGCAGGAAATAATGTCGCTGGTGAATGCATGGATGTTTTCATGGGTGAAGCCCTTGTGCTTCGGTTCGGCCTTAACTTGGCACAAAGCAAGACTGGTGATAAATTCTGATAATAGTGATGTGATCCAAGTAATGCAAGAAGGTGACCTTTTTGTTGGACCGGCAGCAGCAGTTATAGATGATTGTTACCATATGTCGCATGATCTAGTTCAAGCCCGGTTCGAGCATTGTCATCGGAAGCAAACTCGGTTGCTCATGAGCTAGCAAGATTAGCTAGGTTCTCTCCCCCTAGTACTTGGTTTGATGAAGCCCCTAGTGCCTTAGCCCCTTTTATTGTAAAAGATACTGTACATTGTTATTCAGCACTGATTAAATTAAAAGGCTTGGAGAGTTCAAAAAAAAAGTACAAAAGATCTTATCGACTATTAGGAATCTTGACTCTGAGAAAGCGTGTCTTCACCAAGGTTAAAGATTTAGGGCGCtgatctgcgccggcgcaccggcctaaGTTTGGGCCGGTCCGCTGCTGAGCGTTGGATACGTACGCGTGAATGGACGAGATTGCTGCGACCAAGTCATCTTCTTCCTCCCGCACGCATGCGTAAAGACAGGGAAAAAACGAATCTCGCCGTCGCAGCTCGCCGGCGCCGCTCGTGCTCGCCCTTGGCCGCCGCATCGCAGCTCGTGGCGCCGCTCGCCATCGCAACTCGCCGGGGGCACCGTATGCAGCTCCGCCGGGCTGGTCGAAAGAAAGACGTCCCTAGCTCCGCCGGGCCAGGCGTGTCTCCCTCCCTCTGGTTGCAGCACCACCGGTGAGGGTTCCAGCATTGTCGCAACCCGCCGTCATAGCTTTCCGCGCGCCCGTCGCAGCACCGCGCGCCATGCAGCTCCGTCGCCGCTGCTCACCATTGTTAGCTAGCCGTTCTCGGTTTGAAGCTGTTTTAGAAACGCGTTGTAGCTTTCCTCCATGTCGGTTGCAGCTTTTTGCCGCTGCGCGATGCCGACCTCCAGCTACCCCGTATccagttgaagcttttttcaaagCTGGTTGTAGCTTTCATGGTTGCCGGAAGTAGCATTTTTCAGCACTGGTTGTAGCTCTGACGTACATCCATCGAAGCCCCAAAATATGTTGTTGGTTCCAGCTCTGGATTTGCTGGTTGTAGCAAAAAACAAAAGCTGGTTCCAGCTCTGGCTTTGCCGGGACAAAAATCATTTGTTGGAAAAGTCATTGCTGGTCGCTGCTTCCGCCGGTCGCCGTGGTAGCAAAAAATCTTGCCGGTAGAAGCTTTTGCCTGGTCGTTTGCAACAAAATGAGGCGGCCGCGCATGTCGACGTAGAAAACACTCCAGGCGATGCACCAAAACTAAGTGCTGGTTCCAGCTCTGGGTTTGTCGGTTGCAGCAAAATCAGACGCCGGTTCCAGCATCACCTGTGTCGTGGGTGTGCGGTGTGCCTCACCCTCGCAGTTATGCAGCTCGTCTGCCGGAGCTGGAGACGGTGCGCTGGGAGAATAGCCGGAGCTGCAGATAAGAGGTGCTCGTGCGTGTGGGGAATCACCGGCCGTGGGGTGGATGACGCCCTCACCGGCGAGATTGGCCGCAACGGGGGTAGGGCAtgatacggggggggggggggggggtagacggCGCCTCGCCGGGGCCGCTCATCATCATAGCGGGTGGGGCGGGAGAGAAAACAGGAGCGCGTGGTAGCGGgcgaccggccgaagcttcggccggtgccCCGGCCCCAAACGTTTCCCAAAGATTTAATTGTTCAACCTGGCTACTCAACTACTATTTATGAGCCAATTGTGTGCAGTGGTAATTCTGCAAGCCACTTCAACATATCAATATAAGAGCATGGATTAATTTTTCCTTAATATATAGTCGATTCTTTTCATAAACCAAAAAAAAAATGTTTTGGTATCTATATCCCATCCAtgccaaacaaacaaaaaaacctACTACCATTCAAGCAGCATATGTTGATGTAACAGGATGATGTCAATATAACATGACTGCCCTAAGTCAGACGGCATCTACATTTAGCGAAGATTTTACAGGTTCCTGCTGCGGCTGCTGTGCTACTTGTTGTGGATAGTTTGGGTAGCCAGCATATGTCCCATACCCATACATGTTTGGGTCCTGAGGTTGAGTAGCAGCATATCCATAAGCCCCGTAGCCTTGTGCGTAGCCATAGTAGCCAGCATTAGCAGTAGCACCACCCCAGTGGTTGAAGTCCTGTTGAGACTAAAAATATATAGCTTCAATTGGTTGGAGGGGTAATGAAAGCAAGTGCAATATGTGAGAGATGAAATCACCTGAACTTGTTTGTTTGAAGGGCTTCGACCCCATGAAAGCCTCACGTTCTGCCCTCCAATCATGGTACCTTGCAGTATTAGCAGGGCTTCCTCCGCAGAGGATCTGAATTTTACAGTAACAGACTGCTTAGAATTTAGATGAATATACTGATTGGTACCAGAAAACTAGGGTAAAAATAGTGAACCTGCTAGCATATTGAACAAAACCACATCTTTTGCCAACAGGTATCTTAACATGGACCACATCACCATATGGAGTGAAAACTTGTTTCAAAACATCCTCAGTAGCGTTGGGGTCAAGGCCACCAACAAATATCTGCATTCACCAAAGATAGATGATCTATCAAACATAACCAGTCACTAGGCTAGTTGCTTGCATTCAAGGAAATAGAACAAAGAACGCACAGTGGAATTGCTAGGATCATTGTCAGTCTGAACCCCCTGAGAACTTGGTACTGTAAATAAAGACAAATAAAGATATACTGTCAGGCTTGAGGGATATTGAACTGAAAAACAAATATATGAATTAAGTATGCCATGCAGGTTATAAATTTTCAATTGACTTGAAAAGGAATGGTTGGTAAATGCAATTGTTCATACAAATGCCATGTCATGCTTCACACATTCTATCTAGCAATAACTAGGTCAAATATATACCGCAGTATCAAGCATAATGAATTACAACTTGATAATTAAACAATATGTAGAGACAAAAAGGGCAAATCAGGCGTATCATATCATTGTGCATCAAATCTCAGAAACTACACCGAACATCAGAACAATATAACACTGCAAGATTGCAATGACGAAAGTGTAGTTCTTGTAGATAGTGTATCATTCTTCAGTCCTTGGACAACTACTCAATGGCCAAAAGAACTAATAATGAGAAGACGAATAACAAACTTTGACATATTAAATTTCAGAGTTTGCTTTTGAAAATTACACAGGCCAACTTGAGGACTACGCAAGTAAATAATTAATCATATGTTAAAGCGCCTGCTGATCAATGCAATCAATGGAACTTGCAGGACCCCAGACAATTGCAAACCTAAGCTTGCAGCAGCCTCCAAACAAGATGCCGATAGACCCACCTTTTCAACAAAAATTGCCATACGAAGAGTTATTATGGCAATCAGGCTAATATGGTGACTCTATTAGATTTGCTATTAAAACCAATATGCCCAAAAAATGAAGTTGTTTATAAGCTACTCAAGTCGTTATTAGTGCTCAAAATATCTCACAAACTTTGAAACTCAAATCCAGAAAAATGACAAGACAGCTGAGTGTTTGCAACATTATGCCACAGAATAAGCTGATTAGCAAATAAACAAACACCAGAACTCAACAACTAGCTGTGACGCCAAATCTCAATTTGACAAAGCTAACTAATACAGTTGCAAGGAAATATAATCACAAGGTGCAAATAATCGGTTAAGAAACTAAACAACCAGGCACAGGATGTGTGGCATATAAAAATGTCACAGATCCAAACATTTCATTATGTGTAGTATATAGAAATGTCACGACTCCACAAATTACGTTATGTGTGCACGTGCTTTTATCGCATATGATTTCTTGGATAAACTTAGCACAAAGAGCCTCCGGTACAAAAGGTTCTGACCATTCCTAAGAAATCTGTACAACTAAACCCATGTTTGGAAGACTTTTTTGGCATTAATCTAGAACTTGATTGGAAAGGACACTGATATTTAAGCATCGCATCCAacacaaaaaaatttaaaaatagtAGGGAGAAAAAGGTAAGGACTACTGACACCCATGACTGTTTTACAAGACATTACACTATACACGTTCTGCCACAGATCCTACGACCGATGAAGGTTGTGAACTTCAAGAGACAGCTTTAATTAAAGATAGAGGAAGAAATAAAACGAGTACGTGGAAGGAACAAAACTGGAAAGGAAGTACTGGATACCAAAAGAACCAGGTTCAAATTTAGGACATAAACGATTAACACTGACCTAACAGAGGCCACACATTACACAAGATATGTAATGCTGTTCATGTCAGTCGTAGAGAACCTGTTGATATCCTGCTTCGACACAATGGGAGTTTATGAGTATACTTCAGAATCCTAATGTATTATTAAATGATCTGAATTCACGAAGGAACTGTTGTGGATCTACAAACTTATTGCTCAAGCCAAGCTTCGACACATTTTCAACTAGTAATAAAGGAAACTGAACCACAGAAGGTTAATACAACAAGTAACTGCAAGAACAACTAAGGACAAAATGAACACATAAAATCAATGACAAGTCAACTGCAAATATACTAATCTTTAAAACCCTGCTAAAACAAATTAAATTTAGCCGACAAGGATTTAGTTCTGACCTTTCTCTTGAACTCCAGTTGCTTTTTGCTTATTTGCAGCTGGTCCGATACGCATGGGCCTTGAAGAACAGAGCCTCCCATTCATTTCAGTCATTGCACGAGTTTGCTCCGTGGGATCACCAAATTTCACAAAGCCATAGCCCTTTGGGCGCATTGTCAGTTTATCCGTTACAACTTTTGCACCCTTAACAGAGGGATACTGGACCCTAAATGTCTCTTGCAATACGTAGTCTGTGACATCAGCAGCCAAATCACCAACAAATATTGTGTAATCAGCGCCATCATCATGTTTTCCACCAGCAGTCGCCCAGTTCAATCTGTATGCCATCTCAGCATTTGGCATCATTGCCCCGTTGAATGTCTGAAGAGCTCTTTCAGCGCCAGCACGGCTTGTGAATTCAATGAAGCCATAACCTTGAAGTTGTCCAGTCTGCTTGTCCCGAATCAGCTTCACAGATTGCACCTACAAATTAAAGAGGACAATACGAAAGATCAATATACTGTGTGTAAACGATAGACACAAACTGAGAGTATAATTTGTAGAACACATGATGATAAATAATCACAAATCTGAATCAGTCAACCAGTTACAACATCAATCAACCAGTTACAATAGGAAAGCAACTCAGGTTCGCAAAATACCTTGGCCGCAGTCATTCCTATAATTTTATTTCAGCTTATACCGTGAAACAGATAAGCGTAATAAGAAACTAATAACAGAACCAAGGAAAAAACTGAGCCTGATCCCATGGCTCAAGTTGCTTTTCAGAAAGTATAAACAGTTAGTTGAAGAATAATAATAGTGGTTTGGTGCTGGGCCAGACACACATAAACGTGTTTTATGTCAATCACGGATACGTATTCGTGTTTGCATCAAGCGTCACCCAAGGGCCCACGAAAAATCACTGGCAAAATCCACATCGACATGTTGAACCAATTATACAGCGGATTCCGAGGAGACGGCGCCGGAGAGAGAGGGGCACATACCTCGCCGGTGCTCGCGAAGCAATTGTAGACGTAGTTCTCGTCCATCCAGTACTGCAGGTCCCCTAACCAGAGTGTCCTGACCTCGTTGGGCCCAGCGGGCGCCTGCGTCGGGGCAGCCGGCCGGCCGTAGTACGCGGCCTGCTGCCCATACGCTGCCTGCTGGGGCGGCAGCGGCTGGCCCCACAtctgcgggggcggcggcgcgtagAGGTGGTGAGGCGGCATGGGCGGTGGGATGGCGCCCCACTGCGGCGGGACGACGCCGGGCTGCGGCTGGGGCATCATGGCGGCTGGTACGATGAACCCTAGCACGGAGACGGAGCAGGAAGAGATTGGGATGTGTGCGCGTGAGAGCCAACGCGAGATTTTATATGGGGTTGTTCGGATACGGTGATTGGCTTTTGTGAAGTTCTGTTTGGTTACGGTAACAAATCCGAGGATAACGAAAGATTTGTTTTTGCAAAACGAAAAACTGAGTTAccagttttttttaacaaaacatgAGCTTTATTTATCGAAAAATAAGGGTTACATCGTCAATAAAAAAGATACAATATCATTCTGTCAGCGAGCAAGACGCAGGCCAAGAAACAGTTCAAATCGACGCACGGCCTAAGAGGCAGCTTCGCGGTCCGCTCGGCTCGCTAGGCCGGAATGGGCCTAACTGGCCTAGTATTTGTACCACATGAGATGGATAGAAATGTAGGCGGCTGGCAAACGGCTAGTTCGTAATGAACGTGTGCGGGTGACGTGTCAGAgtggcttcctcttcctctgaTTCCCCTCCTTGTACTTGATTTTCTGCCATGTAGTGAAATTCGAGATCAAGAACTCACAATATGGCATCAGGGGTTTCCCCACCCTGGATTTTTCCCGTCCACCGTCACCACACCTGGTTCGCCGACCGCCACCGCGCTGAAGCCATGGAAAAAATCTCACCGGAGACCAAGGCGATCTACGAGCTTCTGCGCACTGATTTCAACGTCGCCTTCTCCAAGAGCTCGACCGACGCAACAACGAGATGGTCTCGTCCCTCACCAAGCTCGACAGCAAGCTGGACCAGCTCTCTGGCCGCCTCGACGACGTCAAGCTCGCCATCGGAGTTGACCTCGACGAGCTCCGCGATGAGATTGGGCGGATCGTGTCAACCTGTCAACCCCGACTGCACGGTCGTCTCCGCTAGGCCCGCCTGTTTCCACCAAGGGTGCGTCCTCGAGCTATAGCGACCCAACCCAAAATCGGTCTAGTCTCTGTGTATCTGTATCATTCCAAGATCATGCTTGCACACACGGTATATTGATGAAAatatcaaagttcaatcacacctgatttATTACATCGAATCTCATATCAAGTCTTTATTACAAtagaataaattcggccgaaggccaactcataaGAAAAACTATTGCTGAAGTGTAGACGACAAGCGAGTCCATCTGACTCCAAAGGGCAATCACCGagcgtagatcgtagcctcactcctggtcggaaaactcatctgcaacatgagacattgcaaccgtgtaggtcagcattttgaatatgccggcaagtcacagagaggaaaaaacaacaataataatgctatcactatatgcaattTTGGCTATAGGGCTCTATGTTTAAGTTTTTTGCAAaagcaaattttcccaacaacaaaAGGAtttgcttgcaattactacaaaatattgattgttattgagatggttccgccaaccagtgTCTCATGCCCGAAATCATTATAACCCATGAATTTTATTATGTTTTATGTTGAGAGTTCCTAATAAATCCGATTCCAGAGGCTTAGATGTCCgtaactggggacacgactaatcaatTAGATTTCTACTAtacagagtcttgtgcactttacctgcAAGAATTGTTCCCTCcttttatgtcctcgcactgcagGGGATTTAAAGACGCGACGAACGAAACATGGTCTTCTGTAGAGATCCTCTGGGCCACTGCTGGTGCCCATCCATTttctaccgttcttctacatctgctggcaccttCCGTGCAAAGTCACccctagggtcgaccaagccagagcccataatggcatgcgGCATCACAAGTAAGCTTTCGGTTAAGGTATATTCATTTGTCTCTTTGTGGCTGGGTGAaactttccgcaagatgtcatggcgcttctccatgcatcctggggccaaccactgggtactccagggtgtcCGTCCATCCGCCCTTCACCCAATAGTGAATTGAAGTCTGTCATGAGCATCCTGAAGTCTTGGGgttttcatcatcttgactctcacatctcccatGTGCATCACTCAACCAAACCCATCTACAAGGCATAGCAAAATAACTACAACGTTCCGGGCAATGGTGTCATGAGGATTTTGGGTTCATcctaccacatgatactactcaagaacttGATTCAATTACACCTACTTGCATGCATGATGGGAGGATATCAAATAATGCAATAAAATATACATAgtaaaaagaatcactaaaaacaTATTATTCCTAGCTCAAGTTATTGCAAATTTAGTCAATTGGACAAATTTCATATAAATCCAAATTCAAATTTTCAAACATGGTCAAATTTGATATCTATAAAAACTTTAAGAAACTTCTAATctagagcaaaaataatcaattaaaatattaaatAACCTAGGAGATATTAATTTTATAAGATTGAAACTTTTCTGTTTTTAAAAACAGAAATGAAAATAACTAAAAAAACAGATCGGGCACTAGCTACGTGTCTGGCTGCTATTGGGCCAGGGAAGTGTGCGATTCATAGCTAAACAACCCTCTGTCGTGAACTAACAAAACTACGTGCGTTCAATTAATAAAAGGAAAACCGGTGAATCGGTTCGACCTAAATCGTAATAAaccgtcactactagggaaaatcctagtagtagcgcgggtttagtgctcactagtagcgcgggtaaccgcgctactaataaggcgctacagctattacttagtagtagcgtgtacAACGTGCGTTACTGCTAAGACTCATAGCCGCAGCATTTGTTCTATAGCGCGCTGCTACTAATCTAGCTAGTAGCAGTGTGTttcctgtccatcgctactagtgtTCTTTTTTTGAGTGTATTTATacaccgttatacaaattttggtacaataccaattatgaggtttatatcattatgtacataacagtgt
Above is a window of Triticum aestivum cultivar Chinese Spring chromosome 6B, IWGSC CS RefSeq v2.1, whole genome shotgun sequence DNA encoding:
- the LOC123136130 gene encoding RNA-binding protein L isoform X2, which codes for MMPQPQPGVVPPQWGAIPPPMPPHHLYAPPPPQMWGQPLPPQQAAYGQQAAYYGRPAAPTQAPAGPNEVRTLWLGDLQYWMDENYVYNCFASTGEVQSVKLIRDKQTGQLQGYGFIEFTSRAGAERALQTFNGAMMPNAEMAYRLNWATAGGKHDDGADYTIFVGDLAADVTDYVLQETFRVQYPSVKGAKVVTDKLTMRPKGYGFVKFGDPTEQTRAMTEMNGRLCSSRPMRIGPAANKQKATGVQEKVPSSQGVQTDNDPSNSTIFVGGLDPNATEDVLKQVFTPYGDVVHVKIPVGKRCGFVQYASRSSAEEALLILQGTMIGGQNVRLSWGRSPSNKQVQDFNHWGGATANAGYYGYAQGYGAYGYAATQPQDPNMYGYGTYAGYPNYPQQVAQQPQQEPVKSSLNVDAV
- the LOC123136130 gene encoding RNA-binding protein L isoform X1 produces the protein MMPQPQPGVVPPQWGAIPPPMPPHHLYAPPPPQMWGQPLPPQQAAYGQQAAYYGRPAAPTQAPAGPNEVRTLWLGDLQYWMDENYVYNCFASTGEVQSVKLIRDKQTGQLQGYGFIEFTSRAGAERALQTFNGAMMPNAEMAYRLNWATAGGKHDDGADYTIFVGDLAADVTDYVLQETFRVQYPSVKGAKVVTDKLTMRPKGYGFVKFGDPTEQTRAMTEMNGRLCSSRPMRIGPAANKQKATGVQEKVPSSQGVQTDNDPSNSTIFVGGLDPNATEDVLKQVFTPYGDVVHVKIPVGKRCGFVQYASRSSAEEALLILQGTMIGGQNVRLSWGRSPSNKQVQSQQDFNHWGGATANAGYYGYAQGYGAYGYAATQPQDPNMYGYGTYAGYPNYPQQVAQQPQQEPVKSSLNVDAV